From Choloepus didactylus isolate mChoDid1 chromosome 19, mChoDid1.pri, whole genome shotgun sequence, one genomic window encodes:
- the C19H20orf144 gene encoding uncharacterized protein C20orf144 homolog produces the protein MGNNSSHKRTKTPKQARKERPPDMDKPRQKQQFFSHLKRKKPSAKIVLLFPLDKRQQLAEAAAGPGARAGRPGEDATGAPVGPPAAAPMLRGAGDGAERREGARVREMKKILVLLLLLDARLQEEGLHAVGGAGGGPGAGGGAGGGAAAAQGWQRLYARLLTESEADCQAEAPEEQPRKRRRCPRPRP, from the exons ATGGGAAACAACAGTTCCCACAAGAGGACCAAAACGCCCAAGCAGGCCCGCAAGGAGCGGCCACCTGACATGGACAAGCCCCGGCAGAAACAGCAGTTCTTCAGCCACCTCAAGCGGAAGAAGCCAAGT gccaAGATAGTGCTGCTTTTCCCCCTGGACAAGCGGCAGCAGCTGGCGGAGGCAGCTGCTGGCCCCGGCGCGCGGGCCGGGCGGCCGGGTGAGGACGCGACAGGTGCCCCGGTGGGCCCCCCGGCGGCGGCGCCCATGCTGCGCGGAGCGGGAGACGGCGCGGAGCGGCGCGAGGGCGCGCGCGTGCGCGAGATGAAGAAGATCCtggttttgctgctgctgctggacgCGCGTCTGCAGGAGGAGGGGCTCCACGCAGTGGGCGGGGCAGGGGGCGGTCCCGGCGCGGGGGGCGGTGCGGGGGGCGGGGCCGCGGCCGCGCAGGGCTGGCAGCGGCTCTATGCCCGCCTGCTGACCGAGAGCGAGGCTGACTGCCAGGCCGAGGCTCCCGAAGAGCAGCCACGCAAGCGGCGCCGCTGCCCTCGCCCGCGGCCCTGA